Proteins co-encoded in one Opitutus terrae PB90-1 genomic window:
- a CDS encoding DegQ family serine endoprotease, whose product MNTRIPSSRAVLFALGLLAAGGLGWTASNAANPSVSVKVDERPISASVNSPLGASYAPIVKRVAPSVVKVLVTERAKAIPAQELPPFFNHPGFREFFGDQFGHNFGGRRGTLRQPPQEGLGSGVIVSPDGYILTNSHVVKGADTIKVTFGDGRELTAKVVGTDPQTDLAVIKVEAKDLPAITFADSDSVEVGDRVLAVGNPFGIGQTVTSGMVSGLGRAMFGLDYEDFIQTDAAINPGNSGGALVDAEGRLIGVNTAILSRSGGFQGIGFAIPSNLARNVMEQLASTGKVVRGYLGVTIQDITAELAEHFDLPNRAGALVAEVQPDSPAAKAGLKGGDVVTKIDGKAIKDARNLKLIVGSLKPGEKVTAEVLRDGKTQTMELSVTARPNERSLSRSGGGSGDDDDLSGSAEDTGTLNGVGVGDLDADARREFDIPANVRGALITSVEPDSAAAEAGLQAGNVILEINRKPVKNAEDAVKLTEKTESKKTLVRLWTPNGIRYVVVDETDEKSGS is encoded by the coding sequence ATGAATACTCGAATTCCCTCTTCTCGCGCGGTGCTCTTCGCGCTCGGACTGCTCGCCGCCGGCGGGCTCGGCTGGACCGCTTCGAATGCCGCCAATCCGTCCGTCTCCGTCAAGGTCGACGAACGTCCCATCAGCGCCAGCGTCAACTCGCCGCTCGGCGCCAGTTACGCCCCGATCGTCAAACGCGTCGCCCCCAGCGTCGTGAAAGTGCTGGTGACCGAGCGCGCCAAGGCGATCCCCGCCCAGGAGCTGCCGCCGTTCTTCAACCATCCCGGCTTCCGGGAATTCTTCGGTGACCAGTTCGGTCACAACTTTGGTGGCCGTCGCGGCACGCTCCGCCAGCCGCCGCAGGAAGGCCTCGGCTCGGGCGTGATCGTCAGCCCCGACGGCTACATCCTGACCAACAGCCACGTCGTGAAAGGCGCCGACACGATCAAGGTGACGTTCGGCGACGGCCGCGAGTTGACCGCGAAGGTCGTCGGCACGGACCCGCAAACCGACCTCGCCGTGATCAAGGTCGAAGCAAAGGACCTGCCGGCGATCACGTTTGCCGACAGCGACAGCGTCGAGGTCGGCGACCGCGTGCTGGCGGTCGGCAATCCCTTTGGCATTGGGCAGACCGTCACCAGCGGCATGGTCAGCGGACTCGGCCGCGCGATGTTCGGCCTCGATTATGAAGATTTCATCCAGACCGATGCCGCGATCAATCCGGGCAATTCCGGCGGCGCGCTGGTCGACGCGGAGGGCCGACTGATCGGCGTCAACACCGCGATCCTGAGCCGGTCCGGCGGGTTTCAGGGCATCGGCTTCGCGATCCCGTCGAATCTCGCGCGCAACGTCATGGAACAGCTGGCGTCGACCGGCAAGGTCGTGCGCGGCTATCTCGGGGTGACGATCCAGGACATCACCGCCGAACTCGCGGAGCATTTCGACCTGCCGAATCGCGCGGGCGCGCTCGTCGCGGAGGTGCAGCCGGATAGTCCCGCCGCGAAGGCCGGACTCAAGGGCGGCGACGTCGTCACCAAGATCGACGGCAAGGCGATCAAGGATGCGCGCAACCTGAAGCTGATCGTCGGCTCGCTAAAGCCGGGCGAAAAAGTCACGGCCGAGGTGTTGCGCGATGGGAAGACGCAGACGATGGAGCTGAGCGTGACCGCGCGGCCGAACGAGCGCTCGTTGTCGCGCTCGGGTGGCGGCTCCGGCGATGACGATGATCTTTCCGGTTCCGCCGAGGACACCGGTACGCTGAACGGCGTCGGCGTGGGCGATCTCGACGCGGATGCGCGGCGCGAGTTCGACATCCCGGCCAACGTGCGTGGTGCGCTGATCACGAGCGTCGAGCCCGATTCGGCCGCGGCCGAGGCCGGACTGCAGGCGGGCAACGTCATTCTCGAGATCAATCGCAAGCCGGTGAAGAACGCCGAGGACGCCGTGAAGCTGACGGAGAAGACCGAGTCGAAGAAGACACTGGTGCGGCTCTGGACGCCGAACGGCATCCGTTACGTGGTCGTCGACGAAACGGACGAAAAGTCCGGCTCGTAA
- a CDS encoding heavy-metal-associated domain-containing protein, whose product MKALRIKVNSVRPDLAPHLEKSVESVPHVQAVRVDIDDSCIVVEHDGADPEQVTAALRAEGFEPRNG is encoded by the coding sequence ATGAAGGCCCTCCGCATCAAAGTGAATTCCGTCCGACCCGACCTGGCACCGCATCTCGAGAAATCCGTGGAGTCGGTGCCGCACGTGCAAGCGGTGCGCGTGGACATTGACGACTCCTGCATCGTGGTGGAACACGACGGCGCGGATCCGGAGCAAGTCACCGCCGCGCTGCGCGCGGAAGGGTTCGAGCCGCGGAACGGCTGA
- a CDS encoding copper-translocating P-type ATPase: protein MGLPAARVLLPRFWVALALSLPVLVLAMGPMIAPAAFHRLDPELSGWLQAILTTPVFFWSGKYFLRRWWKSIRERDPNMFTLTVTGTGAAYFYSLAALLFGDSFPAALRDAHGVPLYFEATAFITTVVLLGQILEQRAHARTDAAIRALMNLAPATAHRVVDGRETDVPLDAVQVGDVLRVRPGEKLPVDGAVTEGVSNVDESMLTGEPVPVAKQPGDPVSAGTLNTTGSFLFRAERVGRDTLLARIIRLVEEAQESEAPIQRLADRVSARFVPAVAAIATATFALWWWLGPTPAFIHALVNAVAVLIIACPCALGLATPVSLVTGIGRGAQAGVLVKDAAALERLASATTLLIDKTGTLTEGKPRVVAVTPLGTLSADDVLRFAAAAESASEHPLARAIVAAAHDRGLALPDARDFVAEPGSGVRANVDSRSVTVGRVTNTTRDAAVAPVHDAATTVVEVAVDGLVAGSIALADAVKATTPDALRELHRLGLKIVMVTGDRESTARTVAETLKLDGYHAGVTPERKQQLVREHQQAGERVVFAGDGLNDAPALAAADVAIAMGTGTDVAMHSAGLVLVKGDLGALVKAVHLSRATLRNIKQNLFFAFVYNGLGLPLAAGALYPIFGWLLNPMFAGVAMSLSSISVVSNALRLRHARL, encoded by the coding sequence ATGGGCCTGCCCGCCGCCCGCGTGTTGCTGCCGCGGTTCTGGGTCGCGCTCGCCCTGAGCCTGCCGGTGTTGGTGCTCGCCATGGGACCGATGATCGCGCCGGCAGCGTTTCACCGGCTCGATCCCGAACTCTCTGGCTGGCTGCAGGCGATCCTCACCACGCCGGTGTTTTTCTGGTCGGGCAAATACTTCCTTCGGCGCTGGTGGAAGTCGATTCGCGAGCGCGATCCCAACATGTTCACGCTGACGGTCACCGGCACGGGCGCCGCGTACTTCTACAGCCTGGCCGCGCTGCTCTTCGGCGATTCGTTTCCGGCGGCGCTGCGCGACGCGCATGGCGTGCCGCTCTACTTCGAAGCCACCGCCTTCATCACCACCGTCGTGCTACTCGGCCAGATTCTCGAACAACGCGCGCACGCTCGCACCGACGCGGCGATTCGCGCGCTGATGAACCTCGCCCCCGCGACGGCGCATCGCGTGGTCGACGGCCGCGAGACCGACGTACCGCTCGACGCGGTGCAAGTGGGCGACGTGCTCCGGGTCCGGCCGGGCGAAAAGCTGCCGGTCGACGGCGCCGTCACCGAAGGTGTGAGCAACGTGGACGAGTCGATGCTAACCGGCGAACCGGTACCGGTCGCGAAGCAGCCGGGTGATCCGGTGAGCGCAGGCACGCTCAACACCACAGGCTCGTTCCTCTTCCGCGCCGAGCGCGTCGGACGCGACACGCTGCTCGCGCGGATCATCCGGCTCGTTGAGGAGGCGCAGGAGAGCGAAGCGCCGATCCAGCGGCTCGCCGACCGCGTATCGGCGCGCTTCGTGCCCGCCGTCGCCGCGATCGCCACGGCCACGTTTGCGCTCTGGTGGTGGCTCGGGCCGACGCCGGCATTCATCCACGCGCTCGTGAACGCCGTCGCCGTGCTGATCATCGCGTGCCCGTGCGCGCTCGGGCTCGCCACGCCGGTCTCGCTCGTCACCGGCATTGGCCGCGGCGCGCAGGCCGGCGTGTTGGTGAAAGACGCCGCCGCGCTCGAGCGACTCGCCTCGGCCACCACGCTGCTGATCGACAAGACCGGCACGCTCACCGAGGGCAAACCGCGCGTCGTCGCCGTGACGCCCCTCGGCACGTTGTCAGCTGACGATGTGCTGCGGTTCGCCGCCGCCGCCGAATCCGCCAGCGAGCATCCGCTCGCCCGCGCGATCGTCGCCGCCGCGCATGATCGCGGGCTCGCGCTGCCTGACGCGCGCGACTTCGTGGCGGAACCCGGCAGCGGAGTACGCGCCAATGTCGATTCACGATCGGTGACCGTCGGCCGCGTGACCAACACGACTCGCGACGCGGCCGTGGCGCCTGTTCACGATGCCGCAACGACCGTCGTTGAAGTGGCTGTCGATGGCCTCGTCGCCGGCTCGATCGCGCTGGCTGATGCCGTGAAGGCAACCACGCCGGACGCGCTGCGCGAACTGCACCGGCTCGGCCTGAAAATCGTCATGGTCACCGGCGATCGCGAGTCGACCGCGCGGACCGTGGCGGAGACACTCAAGCTCGACGGCTATCACGCCGGCGTCACGCCCGAGCGGAAGCAACAGCTCGTTCGCGAACACCAGCAGGCGGGTGAGCGCGTCGTCTTCGCCGGCGACGGGCTCAACGATGCCCCGGCGCTCGCGGCGGCGGACGTCGCCATCGCGATGGGCACCGGCACGGACGTGGCGATGCACAGCGCCGGGCTCGTCCTCGTGAAGGGCGATCTCGGCGCCTTGGTGAAGGCCGTGCACCTCAGCCGGGCGACGCTGCGCAACATCAAGCAGAACCTGTTCTTCGCCTTCGTCTACAACGGTCTCGGGCTGCCGCTCGCCGCGGGCGCGCTGTATCCGATTTTTGGCTGGCTGCTGAATCCGATGTTCGCCGGCGTGGCGATGAGCCTCAGCTCGATCAGCGTCGTTTCCAACGCGCTCCGCCTCCGCCACGCGCGATTGTAG
- a CDS encoding response regulator, which produces MRVLVVEDDAKISSFVVKGLKQEGYAVDHAPDGDTGLALATSTAYDAAVVDIMLPELDGLSLVRRLRAERSAMPVLFLSARASVEDRVKGLQAGGDDYLTKPFAFAELSARLQALIRRASRSPEATRLSAGDVTLDLVSRTVTVGGQPVELQPREFSLLEYLLRHAGRPVTKVMILEHVWDYSFDPQTNVVDVLMSRLRSKIDPDKTRIETLRGVGYVFKAGR; this is translated from the coding sequence ATGCGCGTGCTCGTCGTCGAAGATGACGCCAAGATTTCCTCCTTCGTGGTCAAGGGCCTGAAGCAGGAAGGTTATGCCGTGGACCACGCGCCCGACGGCGACACCGGACTCGCGCTCGCGACCTCGACGGCCTACGACGCGGCGGTCGTCGACATCATGCTGCCGGAGCTGGATGGGCTCAGCCTGGTGCGGCGACTCCGCGCCGAGCGCAGCGCAATGCCGGTCCTGTTTTTGAGCGCCCGTGCCAGCGTCGAAGATCGCGTGAAGGGATTGCAGGCCGGCGGCGACGATTATCTGACCAAGCCTTTCGCGTTTGCCGAGCTCTCGGCCCGGCTGCAGGCGCTGATCCGACGCGCCTCACGCTCGCCCGAGGCGACGCGGCTGAGTGCAGGCGATGTCACGCTCGATCTGGTTTCGCGCACGGTCACCGTCGGCGGCCAGCCGGTGGAACTGCAGCCGCGGGAATTCTCGTTGTTGGAATACCTGCTGCGACACGCCGGCCGGCCCGTGACGAAAGTCATGATTCTCGAGCACGTCTGGGACTACAGCTTTGATCCGCAGACCAATGTGGTCGACGTGTTGATGTCGCGGCTGCGAAGCAAAATTGATCCGGACAAGACGCGGATCGAAACGCTGCGAGGAGTGGGTTATGTCTTCAAAGCCGGCCGTTGA
- a CDS encoding sensor histidine kinase, protein MNASAAPGGSDRGDGDESAVAGWGRLQRSLAVRLSVWFAALFAIGFTAIFALLFWTLARQLETRETEALEGRLQQYASVYAASGLQGLRLRVAQDSQEPNVRSLFVRLVGREGDAIWGKIPADWIEEEARAVAVPDGWGGWTQRRTYSVRVPQDAARDLVLASRVLFDGRLLQVGRTTDSREVLLEPLRRTFLWVGAGVVVVGFGAGVFAARRATKPLRDVVATAQRIIRTGALDARVPLPQRNDDVAELVRAFNTVLDKNAALLRAMREALDNVAHDLRTPLTRLRGTAELALQNAENRGPQAEALADCVEQADDVLRLLRALMEISEAEAGMLRLEKTETDLAALARDAVELYADVADAKSVALSVEAAAAVPVLADATRLRQAIANLIDNAVKYTPAGGGVVVRVGPEADAAVLSVSDTGPGVPAAEQARVWERLYRGDASRSERGLGLGLSVVRAIVEAHGGRVALRNAPEAGAVFEVRLPLRPQPS, encoded by the coding sequence GTGAACGCGTCTGCAGCGCCGGGCGGCAGCGACCGCGGGGACGGCGATGAGTCGGCGGTCGCGGGCTGGGGGCGCTTGCAGCGCTCACTGGCCGTGCGATTGAGCGTGTGGTTCGCCGCGCTGTTCGCGATCGGGTTCACCGCGATTTTTGCGCTGCTGTTCTGGACGCTGGCGCGTCAGCTCGAGACGCGCGAGACGGAGGCGCTCGAAGGCCGGCTGCAGCAGTATGCGAGCGTTTACGCCGCGTCGGGACTACAGGGCTTGCGGCTGCGGGTGGCGCAGGACAGCCAGGAGCCGAACGTCCGCTCGTTGTTCGTGCGCCTCGTCGGTCGCGAGGGCGACGCGATTTGGGGCAAGATTCCGGCGGACTGGATCGAAGAGGAGGCGCGCGCGGTCGCGGTGCCGGACGGCTGGGGCGGCTGGACGCAGCGCCGGACCTACTCCGTGCGCGTGCCGCAGGACGCGGCGCGCGATCTGGTGCTGGCCAGCCGGGTGCTGTTTGACGGCCGGCTGCTGCAGGTCGGGCGCACCACCGATAGCCGCGAGGTGTTGCTCGAACCGCTGCGGCGGACGTTCCTGTGGGTCGGCGCGGGCGTGGTCGTGGTCGGTTTTGGTGCCGGCGTATTTGCCGCGCGGCGCGCGACCAAGCCGCTGCGCGATGTGGTGGCCACGGCGCAGCGGATCATCCGCACCGGTGCGCTCGACGCGCGTGTGCCGCTGCCGCAGCGCAATGACGACGTGGCGGAGTTGGTGCGCGCGTTCAACACGGTGCTCGACAAAAATGCCGCGTTGCTGCGCGCGATGCGCGAGGCGCTCGACAACGTGGCGCACGATCTGCGCACCCCGCTCACGCGGCTGCGCGGCACGGCCGAGCTGGCGTTGCAGAACGCGGAGAACCGCGGGCCGCAAGCCGAGGCGCTGGCCGACTGCGTCGAGCAGGCCGACGACGTGCTGCGGCTGTTGCGTGCGCTGATGGAAATTTCCGAGGCGGAAGCCGGCATGCTGCGGCTCGAGAAAACGGAGACCGATCTCGCGGCGCTGGCGCGCGATGCCGTGGAACTTTACGCGGACGTCGCCGACGCGAAGTCGGTCGCGCTGAGCGTCGAGGCGGCGGCTGCCGTGCCGGTGCTCGCGGATGCGACGCGGCTCCGGCAGGCCATCGCCAACTTGATCGACAACGCGGTGAAATACACACCGGCTGGCGGCGGCGTCGTGGTGCGGGTGGGGCCGGAGGCCGACGCCGCGGTGCTGAGCGTCAGCGACACGGGCCCTGGCGTGCCGGCGGCCGAGCAGGCACGCGTGTGGGAGCGGCTCTATCGCGGGGATGCGAGCCGCTCGGAGCGCGGGTTGGGTCTCGGGCTGAGCGTCGTTCGCGCGATTGTCGAAGCGCACGGCGGACGGGTTGCGTTGCGCAACGCTCCCGAAGCCGGCGCAGTGTTCGAAGTGCGGCTGCCGTTGCGACCGCAACCTTCGTGA
- a CDS encoding sigma-70 family RNA polymerase sigma factor, producing the protein MTTSSAITDALLAQRGVFKAFLVSRLGNASDAEDVLQSSLLKAWQHGGELRDEARVSAWFYGILRHAVVDHLRQRNAAAAREQSWSTDPALALTSDAAAAKALCRCFEPLLATLKPRHAELLRRVEFEDQPVAAVAAALGLSTNAASVTLHRARGELRERLEAFCGACASGACLDCDCPPSSRVATSRRVSRVT; encoded by the coding sequence ATGACCACCTCGAGCGCGATCACCGACGCACTGCTGGCGCAGCGTGGCGTCTTCAAAGCGTTCCTCGTCTCGCGGCTCGGCAACGCGTCCGATGCGGAGGATGTGTTGCAGTCGAGCCTGCTGAAGGCCTGGCAACACGGCGGCGAACTACGCGACGAGGCGCGGGTGTCCGCCTGGTTCTATGGCATCCTGCGGCATGCGGTCGTCGATCACCTGCGACAGCGCAATGCGGCTGCGGCGCGGGAGCAGAGTTGGTCGACAGATCCCGCGCTCGCCCTGACCTCCGACGCCGCGGCCGCAAAGGCGCTTTGCCGGTGCTTCGAGCCGCTGCTCGCCACGCTTAAACCACGGCACGCGGAACTGCTGCGGCGCGTCGAGTTCGAAGACCAGCCCGTGGCCGCGGTCGCGGCCGCGCTTGGCCTCTCGACCAACGCGGCCAGCGTCACACTCCACCGCGCCCGGGGTGAACTGCGCGAACGCCTCGAGGCCTTCTGCGGCGCCTGCGCGAGCGGCGCGTGCCTCGACTGCGATTGTCCGCCGTCGTCGCGTGTCGCAACCTCCAGGCGAGTTTCACGTGTCACGTGA
- a CDS encoding hemolysin family protein: MGTFLGIALETLVIILLVAANGFFVAAEFALVKVRTSQLRPLEKTGGWRVKFALRATRHLDAALSATQLGITLASLGLGWVGEPFLAKRLVPVLAEFGVTDATAVHSISFAVAFTIITFMHIIFGELAPKSLAIQRAKEVSLWISAPLMVFYYVFFPFIWLLNGLANRFLRWAGLGPATEGEHAFSAEELEYVFSHARHTHPGDALVNKLMVQSLRVRATFAQQIMLPREQVTTLWLDRPLSENLRTAQTTGYSRFPVCEGTLDNVKGILLVREWLWQIQALGPEASFEPLLRDVLSFEPRTPLSIMLERFRHARTHLAIVVDAEKKLVGIVTFEDVIEEIVGDIRDEFDLGTGPIYERTERSIVVSGTLTLRELQAETGWPLEWQPRETVAVWFLQNLRRPPRRDENIIAGDYRLTALEVSAEKPRRVKIERLEPTPER; this comes from the coding sequence ATGGGGACTTTTCTCGGCATCGCACTGGAGACGCTCGTCATCATCCTGTTGGTCGCCGCGAATGGCTTCTTCGTCGCCGCGGAGTTCGCGCTGGTCAAAGTGCGCACCAGCCAGCTTCGACCGCTTGAAAAAACCGGCGGTTGGCGCGTGAAATTCGCGCTGCGCGCCACCCGGCACCTCGACGCGGCGCTCTCAGCGACGCAGCTGGGCATCACGCTCGCCAGCCTCGGGTTGGGCTGGGTCGGCGAGCCGTTCCTCGCCAAGCGGCTCGTGCCGGTGCTGGCGGAGTTCGGGGTCACGGACGCAACCGCCGTCCACTCGATCTCGTTCGCCGTGGCGTTCACGATCATCACTTTCATGCACATCATCTTTGGCGAGCTCGCGCCGAAGTCGCTCGCGATCCAGCGCGCGAAGGAAGTCTCCCTGTGGATTTCGGCGCCGCTGATGGTGTTCTATTACGTGTTCTTCCCGTTCATCTGGCTGCTGAACGGGCTGGCCAACCGGTTCCTTCGCTGGGCCGGGCTCGGGCCGGCGACGGAGGGCGAGCACGCCTTCAGCGCGGAGGAGCTCGAGTACGTTTTCAGCCATGCCCGGCACACGCATCCCGGCGATGCGCTCGTGAACAAGCTGATGGTTCAGTCGCTCCGCGTGCGCGCGACCTTCGCGCAGCAGATCATGCTGCCGCGCGAGCAGGTTACCACGCTCTGGCTCGACCGGCCGCTGAGTGAAAATCTGCGCACCGCCCAAACGACGGGCTACAGCCGGTTCCCGGTGTGTGAGGGCACGTTGGACAACGTGAAGGGCATCCTCCTCGTCCGTGAATGGCTTTGGCAGATCCAGGCGCTCGGACCCGAGGCGTCGTTCGAACCGCTGTTGCGCGACGTGCTGAGCTTCGAGCCCCGCACGCCGCTGTCGATCATGCTCGAACGGTTTCGCCACGCACGTACGCACCTCGCGATCGTCGTCGACGCCGAAAAGAAACTCGTGGGCATCGTCACGTTCGAGGACGTCATCGAGGAAATCGTCGGCGACATCCGCGACGAGTTCGACCTCGGCACGGGTCCCATTTACGAACGCACCGAACGCTCGATCGTGGTCAGCGGCACGCTCACGCTCCGCGAGCTTCAGGCCGAAACCGGCTGGCCGCTGGAGTGGCAGCCGCGTGAGACCGTCGCGGTGTGGTTTCTCCAGAATCTCCGCCGACCGCCGCGACGCGACGAAAACATCATCGCGGGCGACTACCGGTTGACCGCGCTCGAAGTCAGCGCCGAAAAGCCGCGACGCGTGAAGATCGAGCGGCTCGAGCCGACGCCCGAGCGCTAG